A window of the Kosakonia radicincitans DSM 16656 genome harbors these coding sequences:
- a CDS encoding amino acid ABC transporter permease, which produces MTTFTDWDIIRNLLLAGRWTVLLSLVAFMGGALVTLPLLLLRLTGGRQVKRLIRAYIELFQGTPLLMQLFLAFFGVALFGIDVSPWTAASLALTFYTSAFLLDIGYGSIRALPKGQWEASRCLGLSFGQTLFRVVAPQALRIAIAPTVGFAVQVIKGTALSSIIGFVELTKAGTMLTNVTYQPFKVFALVALGYFILCYPLSRYSRYLENKFNASHHH; this is translated from the coding sequence ATGACCACATTTACCGACTGGGACATTATCCGCAACCTGTTGCTGGCCGGGCGCTGGACGGTGTTGTTGTCGCTGGTGGCGTTTATGGGCGGTGCGCTGGTAACGCTGCCGTTGTTGCTGCTGCGACTCACTGGTGGACGTCAGGTGAAACGCCTGATCCGCGCCTATATCGAACTGTTTCAGGGCACGCCGCTGTTGATGCAGTTGTTCCTCGCCTTTTTCGGTGTGGCGCTCTTCGGCATCGATGTGTCGCCCTGGACGGCTGCTTCGCTGGCGCTGACGTTCTACACCAGCGCGTTTTTACTCGATATCGGCTATGGCAGCATTCGCGCACTGCCGAAAGGGCAGTGGGAAGCCTCGCGCTGCCTGGGGTTGAGCTTTGGTCAGACATTATTCCGCGTAGTGGCGCCGCAGGCATTGCGCATCGCCATTGCGCCAACGGTCGGTTTTGCCGTGCAGGTGATAAAAGGCACCGCGCTTTCGTCAATCATCGGTTTTGTTGAATTGACCAAGGCCGGCACGATGCTGACCAACGTCACTTATCAGCCGTTTAAAGTCTTTGCGCTGGTGGCGCTGGGCTACTTCATTTTGTGCTATCCGCTGTCCCGCTACAGCCGTTACCTGGAGAATAAATTCAATGCCTCTCATCACCATTAA
- a CDS encoding amino acid ABC transporter permease, translated as MTEQLHFSALWPHWPELLAGMWVTVQLTIMATVGGLAIGIFGAAIRSGRPTWFSRIWGGYVELIRNTPFVVQLFFIVFGLPNIGFKMTAGEAALLAMIVNLGAYSTEIVRAGIQVTPKGQWEAGRVLGLSRSQTFIRVVLPPALQRIYPALVSQCIIVMLGSSVVSQVSYEELTFAANLIQSRTFLSFEVYLVTTGIYLLLSIAMRQLMMAAGRKWLGVQA; from the coding sequence ATGACGGAACAACTTCATTTTTCTGCACTCTGGCCGCACTGGCCGGAGTTGCTGGCGGGGATGTGGGTCACCGTGCAGTTGACGATCATGGCGACGGTGGGTGGCCTGGCGATTGGCATTTTCGGTGCGGCTATTCGTAGCGGTCGACCGACATGGTTCAGCCGGATCTGGGGCGGTTATGTAGAGCTGATCCGTAACACGCCGTTTGTGGTGCAGCTCTTTTTTATCGTTTTTGGTCTGCCGAATATTGGTTTCAAGATGACGGCAGGCGAAGCGGCGCTGTTGGCAATGATCGTCAACTTGGGCGCTTATAGCACGGAGATCGTGCGTGCCGGGATCCAGGTGACGCCAAAAGGGCAATGGGAAGCCGGGCGCGTGCTGGGGTTAAGCCGAAGCCAGACGTTTATCCGCGTGGTGCTTCCCCCTGCGTTGCAGCGCATTTATCCGGCGCTGGTCAGCCAGTGCATTATTGTCATGCTGGGATCGTCCGTGGTGTCGCAGGTCTCTTATGAAGAGCTGACCTTCGCCGCCAACCTGATTCAGTCGCGGACATTCCTCAGCTTTGAGGTCTATCTGGTGACCACCGGCATTTATCTGCTGCTCTCGATTGCCATGCGTCAGTTGATGATGGCGGCGGGACGGAAATGGTTGGGGGTACAGGCATGA
- a CDS encoding transporter substrate-binding domain-containing protein: MRKLLIALAGAACLFTYAAAAQADQLQDIEKRGVIRIAVPQDFPPFGSVGTDLQPQGYDIDMARYLAKQMKLKLQLVPVTSANRVPYLQTDKVDLVISSLGKNAEREKVIDFSRAYAPFFLGVFGPKGAELKDAAALSGKSIGVTRGAVEDMVLTSVAPKDADVKRYEDNNTTLSAYLSGQVQYVATGNLVVAAIARQNADKAPVPSFMLKDSPCFIGLKKDEPALKEKVNALIEQGIKDGTLNSLSEQWLKAPLPANLGA, translated from the coding sequence ATGAGAAAACTTTTGATCGCACTGGCCGGGGCCGCTTGTCTGTTCACCTATGCTGCGGCTGCGCAGGCTGACCAATTACAGGATATTGAAAAGCGCGGCGTGATCCGCATTGCTGTCCCGCAGGATTTCCCGCCGTTTGGCTCGGTAGGCACCGATCTGCAACCGCAGGGCTATGACATCGATATGGCACGTTATCTCGCCAAACAGATGAAACTCAAGCTGCAACTGGTGCCGGTCACCAGCGCTAACCGCGTGCCTTATTTGCAAACCGATAAAGTGGATTTGGTGATCTCCAGCCTCGGTAAGAATGCCGAGCGCGAAAAGGTGATTGATTTCAGCCGCGCCTATGCGCCGTTCTTCCTCGGCGTGTTCGGGCCGAAAGGGGCGGAACTGAAAGATGCTGCGGCGCTGAGCGGCAAAAGCATCGGGGTAACGCGCGGCGCGGTTGAGGACATGGTATTAACCAGCGTCGCACCGAAAGATGCCGATGTGAAACGTTATGAAGATAACAACACCACGCTCTCGGCGTATCTCTCCGGGCAGGTGCAGTATGTCGCGACCGGTAACCTTGTCGTGGCGGCAATTGCACGACAGAACGCGGATAAAGCTCCGGTGCCGAGCTTTATGCTGAAAGATTCTCCGTGCTTTATCGGCCTGAAAAAGGACGAACCGGCGCTGAAAGAGAAGGTGAATGCGCTGATTGAGCAAGGGATTAAGGACGGTACGCTGAACAGCCTCTCTGAGCAGTGGCTGAAAGCGCCGCTGCCGGCAAACCTTGGCGCATAA
- the hpxU gene encoding MurR/RpiR family transcriptional regulator HpxU has protein sequence MEQLDERLKGQYASLSPQEQRVADFIFDHFDDLISYNSAELAQLSGVSKATVSRLFKRLGYEKYKEMRDELRTLRQSGMPLTDNRDAVQGNTLLARHYKQEMANLTQWVNALDTQQFAGALEAIVKAQRIIIIGMRNSWPVALHLRQQLLQARGQVQVLPQPGQSLGEELVDLTPDDLVVMVAFRRRPRIIRPLMQQLQNANIPLLLLCEPQAHNLFPLASWHLCAPLDSVSAYDSYSSVNSLINLLANAFLHEILDKGRPRIHDIATLYQKLDELEQR, from the coding sequence ATGGAACAGCTTGATGAACGTCTGAAAGGGCAATATGCCTCGTTATCGCCCCAGGAGCAGCGGGTGGCCGATTTTATCTTCGATCACTTTGATGACCTCATAAGCTATAACAGTGCTGAGCTGGCGCAGCTCAGCGGGGTGTCGAAGGCTACCGTCAGCCGCCTGTTCAAGCGTCTGGGGTATGAGAAATACAAAGAGATGCGCGATGAACTGCGTACGCTGCGACAAAGCGGGATGCCGCTGACGGATAACCGCGATGCGGTACAGGGCAATACGCTGCTGGCGCGCCACTATAAGCAGGAGATGGCGAACCTGACGCAGTGGGTTAATGCGCTGGATACACAGCAGTTTGCCGGCGCGCTGGAGGCGATAGTGAAGGCGCAACGCATCATTATTATTGGTATGCGTAACTCCTGGCCGGTGGCGCTGCACCTGCGCCAGCAGTTATTGCAGGCGCGCGGACAAGTGCAGGTACTGCCGCAGCCGGGGCAGAGCCTGGGTGAGGAACTGGTGGATTTAACGCCGGACGATCTGGTGGTGATGGTCGCGTTTCGCCGTCGCCCACGCATTATCCGCCCGCTGATGCAGCAGCTACAGAACGCGAACATTCCGCTGCTGTTGCTGTGCGAGCCGCAGGCGCACAACCTTTTCCCGCTGGCGAGCTGGCACCTGTGCGCACCGTTGGACAGCGTTTCGGCCTATGACAGCTATTCATCGGTCAATAGTTTGATCAACTTGCTGGCGAATGCGTTTTTGCATGAAATTCTCGATAAGGGACGCCCGCGTATTCATGACATTGCCACGCTGTATCAGAAGCTGGATGAACTGGAACAGCGATAA
- the hpxW gene encoding oxamate amidohydrolase, which translates to MQSNVSTHGMAVAPHHLASQSALSVLREGGSAIEAMVAAAATIAVVYPHMNSLGGDGFWLIVPPEGKPIAIDASGAAGSLATLAAYSDLATIPHRGPRAALTVAGTVSGWDEALKVSLEITGKALPLPRLLADAIDYAQHGTPVTLSQATATADKLAELRDLPGFADTYLHNGQPPKAGSRFRQPALAATLQHLAEEGLESFYRGPLAGRLARGMAQYGLPVTLEDLQQHHARRTTPLHLQHSQGDVWNLAPPTQGLVSLAILGITDRLAMENADDAATVHRIVEATKLAFGLRDAHITDPRHLKTDIQSLLAASELQALANRVDEKQAAPWGAGKGPGDTVWMGVMDNSGLAVSFIQSIYHEFGSGVVLPDTGIVWQNRGASFSLNPDHLLALAPGKQPFHTLNPAAARLHDGRVMVYGSMGGDGQPQTQAAIFTRYVMQGVPLQESISRPRWLLGRTWGQTSDSLKLEGRFSPETIARLRASGHDVDVLADFTEAMGHAGAIVRHPDGLFEGAFDPRSNGSAAGF; encoded by the coding sequence ATGCAAAGTAATGTCTCCACCCACGGGATGGCGGTCGCCCCCCATCATCTGGCCAGCCAAAGTGCGCTGTCTGTCCTGCGCGAAGGCGGCAGCGCCATCGAGGCGATGGTTGCCGCTGCGGCGACGATTGCGGTGGTTTATCCCCATATGAACAGCCTCGGCGGCGACGGTTTCTGGCTGATTGTGCCGCCGGAAGGCAAACCGATTGCCATCGACGCCAGCGGCGCTGCCGGTTCGCTGGCGACGCTGGCGGCCTACAGCGATCTGGCGACGATTCCGCATCGCGGCCCGCGCGCCGCGCTCACTGTTGCGGGCACCGTCAGCGGCTGGGATGAAGCGTTGAAGGTCTCGCTCGAAATAACCGGCAAAGCGTTGCCGCTGCCGCGTCTGCTGGCGGATGCGATAGATTACGCCCAACACGGCACGCCGGTGACACTTTCCCAGGCCACCGCCACTGCGGATAAACTGGCCGAGCTGCGCGATCTGCCTGGCTTTGCCGACACCTATCTGCACAACGGCCAGCCGCCAAAAGCGGGCAGCCGTTTCCGTCAACCGGCGCTCGCCGCCACGCTGCAACACCTTGCTGAAGAGGGGCTGGAGAGTTTTTATCGCGGCCCGCTGGCCGGGAGGCTGGCGCGCGGCATGGCGCAATATGGCCTGCCGGTGACGCTGGAAGATCTCCAGCAGCATCACGCGCGCCGCACCACGCCGCTGCACTTGCAGCATTCGCAGGGTGATGTATGGAACCTTGCGCCGCCGACGCAAGGGCTGGTTTCACTGGCGATCCTCGGTATTACCGACCGTCTGGCGATGGAAAACGCGGATGATGCCGCCACCGTTCACCGCATTGTAGAGGCCACCAAACTGGCCTTCGGCCTGCGTGATGCCCACATCACCGATCCGCGCCACCTGAAAACCGACATACAAAGCCTGCTGGCCGCAAGCGAACTTCAGGCGCTGGCTAACCGTGTGGATGAAAAGCAGGCCGCGCCCTGGGGCGCAGGCAAAGGGCCGGGTGATACCGTCTGGATGGGCGTTATGGATAACAGCGGCCTCGCCGTGTCATTTATTCAGAGCATTTATCATGAGTTTGGCAGCGGCGTGGTACTGCCTGATACGGGCATCGTCTGGCAAAACCGTGGCGCGTCGTTCAGCCTCAACCCCGATCACCTGCTGGCGCTTGCTCCGGGCAAACAACCGTTTCATACCCTAAACCCGGCGGCAGCACGGCTACATGATGGCCGCGTGATGGTCTACGGCTCGATGGGTGGCGACGGGCAGCCGCAAACTCAGGCGGCGATTTTTACCCGTTACGTGATGCAAGGCGTACCGCTGCAAGAGTCAATCAGCCGCCCGCGCTGGCTGCTGGGGCGCACCTGGGGGCAAACCTCGGATTCACTGAAACTGGAAGGTCGCTTCTCGCCCGAGACCATCGCCCGCCTGCGCGCGTCAGGCCATGACGTTGACGTGCTGGCGGATTTCACCGAAGCGATGGGCCACGCAGGCGCGATTGTCCGCCATCCTGACGGCCTGTTTGAAGGGGCATTCGATCCCCGCAGTAACGGCTCCGCCGCCGGTTTTTGA
- the hpxX gene encoding oxalurate catabolism protein HpxX → MNNSQPEWDVYLDAMIRIHGVELTDERRAELLLQFRRIAAMAEPLMALPLDDRLEIAGVYKA, encoded by the coding sequence ATGAACAATTCACAACCCGAATGGGACGTCTATCTGGACGCCATGATCCGCATTCATGGCGTGGAACTGACGGATGAGCGGCGCGCCGAGCTGCTGCTACAGTTTCGCCGCATTGCCGCGATGGCTGAACCGCTAATGGCGCTGCCGCTGGACGATCGTCTGGAAATTGCCGGAGTGTACAAAGCATGA
- a CDS encoding AtzE family amidohydrolase: MKLHEMSIADIRQSLAAGDLSACDIARQTLAAIEQINPQINAWTTVTAARMLDEAQRIDTLRQNGQPLPPLAGIPYAVKNLFDVAGHTTLAGAELFSQRPAATEDSRAVRQLQQAGGLLSGMVNMDAYAYGFTTENSHYGATRNPHDLARIAGGSSGGSAAAVAAGLVHFSLGSDTNGSIRVPASLCGIFGLKPTFGRLSRAGTHPFVASLDHIGPFARRVSDLAAVYDALQGCDPQDAFQAQTASEATQPLLSRGMEGLRCAVLGGYFTTWCDDDARAALNRVAHALDAREDVFFPEAELSRSAAFIISASEGGNQYLPALRREPQRFEPHSRERLLAGAMIPAAWYLQAQRFRRHAQQESRALFAHADVLIAPATPRSATLIGEQTMEINGQPLPIRASMGMLTQPISFLGLPVVTVPLRTASGKPIGLQLIAAPFNEQACLRAARVLEEQGITDARPAEITL, translated from the coding sequence ATGAAGCTGCATGAGATGAGCATTGCCGACATCCGGCAATCACTGGCCGCAGGGGATTTGAGCGCGTGCGACATTGCCCGCCAGACGCTGGCGGCGATTGAGCAAATCAACCCACAGATCAACGCCTGGACGACGGTAACCGCAGCACGCATGCTCGACGAAGCGCAGCGCATCGATACCCTGCGGCAGAATGGCCAGCCGCTGCCGCCACTGGCAGGCATTCCTTACGCGGTGAAAAACCTGTTTGATGTCGCCGGGCACACCACGCTCGCAGGCGCGGAGTTATTCAGCCAGCGCCCCGCCGCCACAGAAGATAGCCGGGCCGTGCGTCAGTTACAGCAGGCTGGCGGGCTGCTGTCGGGCATGGTCAATATGGATGCTTACGCCTACGGTTTTACCACCGAAAACAGCCACTACGGCGCGACGCGCAACCCGCACGATTTAGCACGCATTGCCGGCGGTTCTTCCGGCGGTTCAGCGGCGGCAGTAGCTGCAGGGCTGGTGCATTTTTCGCTCGGCAGTGATACCAACGGCTCCATCCGCGTCCCCGCCTCGTTGTGCGGCATCTTCGGGCTTAAACCGACATTTGGTCGTCTGTCGCGTGCCGGAACGCACCCGTTTGTCGCCAGCCTCGACCATATTGGGCCCTTCGCCCGCCGGGTGAGCGATCTGGCCGCGGTTTATGACGCCTTACAGGGGTGCGATCCGCAGGATGCCTTTCAGGCACAAACCGCCAGTGAAGCGACACAACCGCTGCTGTCACGCGGGATGGAAGGGTTACGCTGTGCGGTGCTGGGCGGTTATTTCACTACCTGGTGCGACGACGATGCCAGAGCCGCACTCAACCGTGTAGCGCACGCTCTCGATGCGCGCGAAGACGTGTTCTTTCCTGAAGCGGAACTCTCGCGTTCGGCGGCGTTCATTATCAGCGCCTCGGAAGGCGGTAATCAGTATCTGCCCGCGCTGCGCCGCGAACCACAGCGTTTTGAACCACACTCGCGCGAACGTCTGCTGGCGGGCGCGATGATCCCGGCGGCGTGGTATTTACAGGCGCAGCGTTTTCGCCGCCACGCGCAGCAGGAAAGCCGCGCGCTGTTTGCCCATGCGGATGTGCTGATCGCCCCGGCCACACCGCGCAGTGCCACGCTAATCGGCGAACAGACGATGGAGATAAACGGCCAGCCGCTGCCAATTCGCGCCAGCATGGGTATGCTGACGCAGCCGATTTCGTTTTTAGGCCTGCCGGTTGTGACCGTTCCGCTGCGCACCGCGTCCGGCAAGCCGATTGGCCTGCAACTGATTGCTGCGCCGTTTAACGAACAAGCCTGCCTGCGCGCCGCGCGTGTGCTGGAAGAACAGGGCATCACCGATGCCCGCCCTGCGGAGATAACACTATGA